Proteins from one Alicyclobacillus vulcanalis genomic window:
- a CDS encoding cation:proton antiporter produces the protein MSADALHVAQLSLLNLFLMLAAGGLANRLAERLRVPDIVLCVVAGFLLGPSGIAVLRVPAGGAFHDAVLSLGAAWLVFQGGLEMRFRVLRRMLLSVVLLATTGLFLTALVVGGAGHLALGLPLGSALLLGSLLASTDPASLVPIFQRLSIRERVAQAVIAESAFTDATGAMLTALVESRVVAGSGPPHAWLDLAGEAARLALGGAAVGAAFGVAAAWLITRHAPPTPGGRSLYLVLAALGSYALATNMGTSGFMASFVAGMAMVHVPNSWPRLGERHRLQLEGFVDAMSMQLRMLIFVSLGSQLNLRLMAHHLGLVLLVVAAFMFVARPLTVLASLLPDRRARWTWREIVFFFWVRETGTVAIALAGLVASAGVSHGQVFTQVATVAVVTTLLLQASTTPWVARWLGLIEA, from the coding sequence TTGTCAGCCGACGCGCTTCACGTGGCGCAGCTGTCTCTGCTGAATCTGTTCCTCATGCTGGCGGCCGGCGGTTTGGCCAACAGGCTGGCCGAGCGGCTGCGCGTGCCGGACATTGTCCTCTGCGTCGTTGCAGGGTTTTTGCTCGGGCCGTCCGGCATCGCGGTCCTTCGCGTGCCCGCAGGCGGCGCCTTTCACGACGCCGTCCTGTCGCTAGGCGCCGCGTGGCTTGTGTTTCAGGGCGGGCTTGAAATGCGTTTCCGCGTCTTGCGCCGCATGCTCTTGTCCGTGGTGCTCCTCGCCACCACGGGCCTCTTCCTCACGGCGCTCGTCGTCGGTGGTGCAGGTCACCTCGCCCTGGGCCTGCCGCTCGGTTCCGCGCTCCTGCTCGGTTCACTCTTGGCGTCGACCGATCCCGCCTCGCTCGTGCCCATCTTTCAACGCCTTTCCATCCGCGAGCGCGTGGCACAGGCCGTGATCGCCGAGTCCGCGTTCACCGACGCCACGGGCGCCATGTTGACGGCCCTCGTCGAGAGCCGCGTGGTGGCCGGCTCCGGCCCTCCTCATGCTTGGCTCGATCTCGCCGGCGAGGCGGCACGGCTTGCCCTCGGTGGCGCCGCCGTTGGGGCGGCGTTTGGCGTTGCGGCCGCGTGGCTCATCACGCGGCATGCGCCACCGACACCAGGAGGCAGGTCGCTGTACCTCGTGCTCGCGGCGCTCGGCAGCTACGCGCTGGCGACGAACATGGGCACGAGCGGCTTTATGGCGAGCTTTGTCGCGGGCATGGCCATGGTCCACGTGCCCAACAGCTGGCCCCGCCTCGGGGAACGGCACCGCCTGCAGCTCGAGGGTTTTGTCGATGCCATGTCCATGCAGCTGCGGATGCTCATCTTTGTGTCGCTCGGCAGCCAATTGAACCTGCGGCTCATGGCGCATCATCTCGGACTCGTGCTGCTTGTCGTGGCGGCGTTCATGTTCGTCGCGCGCCCGCTCACCGTGCTGGCGAGTCTTCTGCCGGATCGGCGCGCCCGCTGGACGTGGCGCGAGATCGTGTTCTTCTTCTGGGTGCGCGAGACGGGCACCGTCGCCATTGCGCTCGCCGGACTGGTGGCAAGTGCTGGCGTTTCTCACGGACAAGTGTTTACGCAAGTCGCCACCGTGGCCGTGGTGACCACGCTTTTGCTCCAGGCGAGCACGACGCCTTGGGTGGCGCGCTGGCTGGGACTCATCGAGGCTTGA
- the dps gene encoding DNA starvation/stationary phase protection protein Dps, with the protein MATNVSRLKHTRIDLAENVKQRMVELLNTHVVHLTDLWNQTKLAHWNVRGPHFISYHEMLDELAAHLVEAIDNVAERATALGGIAGLPIQDLAAQSKLPKWDLSVTKDVEVLRALADRWAMVANEARKFIEESEEHDSDTADLFTEVSRQLDQDLWFLEAHIEH; encoded by the coding sequence ATGGCTACCAACGTCTCCCGCTTGAAGCACACGCGCATCGATCTCGCCGAGAACGTCAAGCAGCGCATGGTGGAGTTGCTCAACACGCACGTGGTTCACCTGACGGATCTCTGGAACCAGACGAAGCTGGCGCACTGGAACGTCCGCGGTCCTCACTTCATCTCGTATCACGAAATGTTGGACGAGCTCGCCGCGCATCTGGTGGAGGCCATCGACAACGTCGCGGAGCGCGCGACGGCGCTCGGCGGGATCGCCGGCCTGCCCATTCAGGACCTGGCGGCGCAGTCGAAGCTGCCGAAGTGGGACCTGTCTGTAACGAAGGACGTCGAGGTGCTGAGGGCGCTCGCAGACCGCTGGGCGATGGTCGCGAACGAGGCGCGCAAGTTCATTGAGGAGTCGGAAGAGCACGATTCGGACACCGCAGATTTGTTCACGGAAGTCTCCAGGCAGCTGGATCAGGACCTTTGGTTTTTGGAAGCGCACATCGAGCACTGA
- a CDS encoding rhamnulokinase, producing the protein MLRVAAVDLGASSGRVMLGLYDGARLTLEERHRFSTRPVQMGNHLCTDVAQLHAHVLRGLDACHQDSRLDAVGIDGWAVDFGLVNDRGELVAPPRHYRDPGHEAGVVRAGQLISSDELFLETGIQHLPFNTIYQLLALQSEAPDLMSRTAWLLLLPDLLNFFLTGIPRAEFTNATTTQLVSAETGDWSEKLLARLGLPRRMFPDIAAPGATLGPARRLTAVGAPQVVHVASHDTASAVVAVPARRQPCLYISSGTWSLVGTTVPSPITSLPAAKSNFSNEGGVGHYRLLKNVMGLWILQEVQREWAAADQALSLAQLLREAEESPPFAHLFDPDHPRFLHPPSMLAAIREACEEGGRAPRERGEVVRAILESLVLKYRWVVEELARITGYSFDAVHVVGGGSQNALLSQWTADCLNLPVFAGPAEASAWGNAVMQLVALGELGSLDEARELIRTSVDIRVYEPRASEMWEEPYKRFCDLVSDPHRASMAQLEP; encoded by the coding sequence ATGTTGCGTGTGGCCGCGGTCGATCTCGGCGCTTCAAGCGGGCGCGTCATGCTCGGCCTTTACGATGGCGCTCGCCTGACGCTCGAGGAGCGGCATCGATTTTCGACTCGCCCAGTCCAAATGGGCAATCATTTATGCACGGACGTCGCCCAGTTGCACGCGCATGTCCTGCGCGGCCTCGACGCGTGTCACCAAGATTCCCGCCTCGACGCCGTGGGCATCGACGGATGGGCGGTGGACTTTGGGTTGGTCAATGACCGAGGCGAGCTCGTCGCGCCGCCCCGTCATTATCGCGATCCCGGCCACGAGGCGGGCGTCGTCCGCGCCGGTCAGCTTATCTCCTCGGACGAACTGTTCTTGGAGACGGGCATTCAGCACCTTCCCTTCAACACCATCTATCAGCTTTTGGCCTTGCAGAGCGAGGCGCCCGATCTCATGTCTCGTACCGCATGGCTTCTGCTTTTGCCTGATCTCTTGAACTTTTTCTTGACGGGCATCCCGCGCGCAGAGTTCACCAACGCCACGACGACACAGCTTGTGTCCGCCGAGACGGGGGACTGGTCCGAGAAGCTCCTCGCGCGCCTCGGCTTGCCCCGGCGGATGTTTCCGGATATCGCGGCGCCCGGTGCCACGCTCGGCCCGGCCCGCAGGCTCACGGCCGTCGGCGCGCCGCAGGTGGTGCATGTCGCGTCTCACGACACCGCCTCCGCTGTGGTGGCCGTGCCCGCCCGTCGGCAACCGTGCCTCTACATCAGCTCCGGCACATGGTCGCTCGTCGGAACCACGGTCCCGTCGCCCATCACAAGCCTGCCCGCGGCGAAGAGCAACTTTTCCAATGAGGGCGGCGTTGGCCATTACCGGTTGCTCAAGAACGTCATGGGCCTCTGGATTCTCCAGGAGGTTCAGCGCGAGTGGGCGGCGGCAGACCAGGCGTTGTCCCTCGCGCAACTGCTGCGCGAGGCCGAGGAGAGTCCCCCGTTTGCGCATCTGTTCGATCCCGACCATCCCCGGTTTCTTCATCCGCCCTCCATGCTCGCGGCGATTCGCGAAGCGTGCGAAGAAGGCGGCCGCGCACCGCGCGAAAGGGGAGAGGTCGTTCGCGCCATCCTCGAGTCGCTTGTGCTCAAGTACCGATGGGTCGTCGAAGAGCTTGCGCGCATCACGGGCTACAGCTTCGATGCCGTCCATGTGGTCGGCGGCGGGTCGCAAAACGCGCTCTTATCCCAGTGGACCGCCGACTGTCTGAATCTTCCCGTTTTCGCCGGGCCGGCGGAAGCGAGTGCTTGGGGCAATGCCGTGATGCAACTTGTCGCGCTCGGCGAACTAGGGTCGCTCGATGAGGCGCGGGAACTCATCCGCACTTCCGTCGACATCCGCGTCTACGAGCCCCGCGCGAGCGAGATGTGGGAGGAACCCTACAAGCGCTTTTGCGATCTCGTCTCCGACCCCCATCGCGCAAGCATGGCCCAACTTGAACCATGA
- a CDS encoding bifunctional aldolase/short-chain dehydrogenase, whose translation MIVTHEVSVLQELVDRSRRLGADRSICNWGGGNTSAKTTMHDHMGREIRVLWVKGSGSDLAEATEKSFTALRLDEVIPLMERETMTDEEMVDYLAHCMVDAKHPRSSIETLLHAFLPFAHVDHTHPDAIIALCTSTGGREAAREIFGDRAVWVPYLRPGFALSKLVAEAVKANPQCECVLMEKHGLITWGDTSEACYANTLRIIREAQAYLADKARKQPSFGGERLAPLDPDARRRIAVEVLPFIRGLVTERQGAILSFDDSPEFLEFAGSHEAPKLSQVGAACPDHLVHTKRRPLFVDWSPSEGLEGLKTKLKDGLLAYRDDYVAYYERNVDLDVPMHDPFPRIILIPGLGAIGTGKSKKMANIALDLYRRAIEVMRGATAIGDFVSLNEKESFDVEYWPLELYKLTLAPPEKELSRKVAYITGGAGGIGSATARRLADEGAHVVIADLAADAARRLAEEISADHGPGTAVGVALDVTREDAVVRSMEEAVLAYGGIDLFVSNAGLASSAPLIETTLEEWNKNVAVLGTGYFLTSREAFRVMAAQGRGGAMVFVTSKNAVYAGKDASAYSAAKAMENHLARCLAVEGGPHGIRVNIVMPDAVMQGSNIWNSAWREERARAYGIAPEELEDYYRRRTLLGVNILPEDIAEAILFFCSPRSAKTTGCMLTVDGGVAAAFPR comes from the coding sequence GTGATCGTCACACACGAAGTCAGTGTTCTACAGGAACTCGTCGACCGATCCCGCCGCCTCGGCGCGGACCGCAGCATCTGCAACTGGGGCGGAGGCAATACGTCTGCAAAGACCACGATGCACGATCACATGGGCCGCGAGATTCGCGTCCTCTGGGTGAAGGGAAGCGGGTCCGACCTGGCCGAGGCGACGGAGAAGAGCTTCACCGCGCTCCGGCTCGACGAAGTGATCCCGCTCATGGAGCGCGAGACCATGACCGACGAGGAGATGGTGGACTACCTCGCGCACTGCATGGTCGACGCCAAGCACCCGCGCTCGTCCATCGAGACGCTGCTGCACGCGTTTCTTCCCTTTGCGCATGTGGACCACACGCATCCCGACGCCATCATCGCGCTTTGCACGAGCACCGGCGGCCGCGAGGCGGCTCGCGAGATCTTCGGCGATCGCGCCGTGTGGGTCCCTTACCTGCGGCCGGGGTTCGCGCTGTCCAAGCTCGTCGCCGAAGCCGTGAAGGCCAATCCGCAGTGCGAATGCGTGCTCATGGAAAAGCACGGGCTCATCACCTGGGGCGACACGTCAGAGGCGTGCTACGCCAACACGCTCCGCATCATCCGCGAAGCGCAGGCGTATCTCGCCGACAAGGCGAGGAAACAGCCATCGTTTGGCGGCGAGCGCTTGGCACCGCTCGATCCCGACGCGCGCCGGCGCATCGCAGTCGAAGTCCTGCCGTTCATCCGCGGCCTGGTCACCGAGCGACAAGGCGCCATCCTCTCGTTCGACGACAGCCCCGAGTTCCTCGAGTTTGCGGGAAGCCACGAGGCGCCGAAGTTGTCTCAGGTGGGCGCCGCCTGCCCGGACCACCTCGTGCACACGAAGCGCCGGCCGCTTTTCGTGGATTGGTCGCCGTCCGAAGGCCTAGAAGGCTTAAAGACGAAGCTCAAAGACGGCCTCCTCGCCTACCGGGACGACTACGTCGCCTACTATGAGCGCAACGTCGATCTCGACGTGCCCATGCACGATCCGTTTCCGCGCATCATCCTGATTCCTGGCCTCGGCGCCATCGGAACCGGCAAGAGCAAAAAGATGGCCAACATTGCCCTCGATCTCTACCGGCGCGCCATCGAAGTGATGCGCGGCGCGACGGCCATCGGCGATTTTGTGTCGCTCAACGAGAAGGAGTCCTTCGACGTCGAGTACTGGCCCCTCGAGCTCTACAAGCTGACGCTCGCGCCGCCCGAAAAGGAGCTGTCCCGCAAGGTGGCGTACATCACCGGCGGGGCCGGCGGCATCGGCAGCGCCACCGCTCGACGCCTGGCCGACGAGGGCGCGCACGTCGTGATCGCCGATCTCGCCGCAGACGCGGCCAGGCGCTTGGCGGAGGAGATTTCAGCCGATCATGGCCCGGGTACGGCGGTGGGCGTCGCCTTGGACGTCACGCGCGAGGATGCCGTGGTGCGCTCGATGGAAGAGGCGGTGCTCGCGTATGGCGGGATCGACCTGTTCGTTTCGAACGCGGGCCTTGCAAGTTCGGCGCCGCTCATCGAAACGACGCTCGAGGAGTGGAACAAAAACGTGGCGGTCCTCGGCACAGGCTACTTCCTCACATCCCGCGAGGCGTTTCGCGTCATGGCGGCGCAAGGTCGCGGGGGCGCCATGGTGTTTGTGACGTCGAAAAACGCCGTGTACGCTGGCAAGGACGCGTCCGCTTACAGCGCGGCCAAGGCCATGGAAAACCATCTTGCGCGCTGCCTGGCCGTCGAAGGCGGCCCGCACGGCATCCGCGTCAACATCGTGATGCCCGACGCGGTGATGCAGGGATCGAACATTTGGAACTCCGCCTGGCGCGAGGAACGCGCCCGCGCTTACGGGATCGCGCCGGAGGAGCTGGAGGATTACTACCGCAGGCGCACCCTCCTTGGGGTGAACATCCTCCCGGAGGATATCGCGGAGGCCATTCTGTTCTTCTGCTCGCCGCGATCGGCCAAAACGACGGGGTGCATGCTGACCGTGGACGGAGGCGTCGCCGCCGCGTTCCCGCGGTGA
- the rhaI gene encoding L-rhamnose isomerase — MSRMDQAYALLEAECRDRGVDLDAACRRLAALEVETPSWGYGDSGTRFKVFRQRGVPRNPFEKIDDAAVVHRLTGACPSVAIHIPWDKVDDYRALADHARNQGLRIGAVNPNLFQDDDYMLGSLTNVQPEIRRKAIRHMLECVDIMREVDSSVLSLWVPDGTNYPGQGDIRRRKRWLEEALREVYAALEPGMRLLIEYKFFEPAFYHTDLADWGMAYLAAEKLGPQAQVLVDTGHHPQGTNVEHIVALLLDEGRLGGFHFNSRKYADDDLIVGAIHPYELFLIFCQILEAEQSDDERVASTARSIAYMIDQSHAIEPKIPAMIRSVCNIQTQFAKALLVPWHLLRERQEANDVLGAEAVLREAFEMDVRPMLYRLREEKGLPADPIKAFYESGYEEKISERGFGGSGW, encoded by the coding sequence ATGAGTCGCATGGATCAGGCGTACGCCCTGCTTGAGGCGGAATGTCGCGATCGCGGCGTGGACTTGGACGCCGCCTGCCGCCGCCTCGCGGCGCTGGAAGTGGAGACGCCCTCGTGGGGCTATGGCGATTCGGGCACGCGTTTCAAAGTGTTCCGCCAACGAGGTGTGCCGCGCAACCCGTTTGAAAAAATCGACGATGCGGCCGTGGTCCACCGGCTGACGGGCGCCTGCCCGTCCGTGGCCATCCACATTCCATGGGACAAGGTGGACGACTATCGGGCACTGGCGGATCACGCTCGCAACCAGGGCCTTCGAATCGGTGCGGTGAATCCGAACCTGTTTCAGGATGACGACTACATGCTCGGAAGCCTGACCAACGTGCAGCCGGAGATACGGCGCAAGGCCATTCGGCACATGTTGGAGTGCGTCGACATCATGCGCGAGGTCGACTCGAGCGTGCTAAGCCTGTGGGTCCCGGACGGCACCAATTACCCGGGCCAGGGCGACATTCGCCGGCGCAAGCGATGGCTGGAAGAGGCGCTGAGAGAGGTCTACGCGGCGCTTGAACCCGGCATGCGGCTTTTGATCGAATACAAGTTTTTCGAGCCGGCATTCTACCACACGGATTTGGCGGATTGGGGTATGGCGTATCTCGCTGCCGAAAAACTTGGACCACAGGCGCAGGTCTTGGTGGACACGGGCCACCATCCTCAGGGTACGAACGTGGAGCATATCGTCGCGCTTTTGTTGGATGAGGGACGCCTCGGGGGATTCCATTTCAACAGCCGAAAGTACGCGGATGATGATTTGATTGTAGGGGCGATTCACCCCTACGAGTTGTTCCTCATCTTCTGTCAAATTCTCGAGGCTGAACAGTCGGACGATGAGCGCGTTGCCAGCACGGCTCGCTCGATCGCGTACATGATCGACCAGAGCCATGCCATTGAACCGAAGATACCGGCCATGATCCGTTCCGTGTGCAACATCCAGACGCAATTTGCGAAGGCGCTTCTGGTTCCGTGGCACTTGTTGCGCGAACGTCAAGAGGCCAACGACGTTCTCGGCGCGGAGGCGGTGCTTCGTGAAGCGTTCGAGATGGATGTGAGGCCGATGCTCTACAGGCTAAGGGAAGAGAAAGGGCTTCCTGCGGACCCAATCAAGGCGTTTTATGAGAGCGGGTACGAAGAGAAGATTTCTGAGAGAGGGTTCGGGGGAAGTGGGTGGTGA
- a CDS encoding family 78 glycoside hydrolase catalytic domain encodes MECEGFGLGIVVYDVRTEYRRRPMGITQTNPRFSWKIESDMCRTYQASYRIQVALDQEFTKIVWDSGMTNSDKSVHVPYNGENLKPDTRYFVRVKVVDNYGRESDWSEFEYFHVGPLSDEDWSGAEFITADFESPDQKVSPILRKDFEVHGAVKRAMLYITSLGLYEAYLNGERVSDWVLTPGWTSYHHRLQFQAFDVTGLVTDHNCLCVMLGDGWYRGPLTWKRFKNLYGDRRAVLALLSIEHDDGSREVVVSDETWRATRGPVLSSGLYDGEVYDATISLTSLLAPHMGDHTQWSTTTIVPGISKSILVGQENEPCRVVEYVHPIRFIKTPSGDEVIDFGQNMVVWVEFRIEAPAGTKIELEHAEVLDKNGEFYTGNLRTAQQRDIYICSGHGEETYSPHFTFHGFRYVRVKGWPGDLDITKFVGCVVHTDLERTGDFRCSDEDVNRLQHNIVWGQKGNFVDVPTDCPQRDERLGWTGDAQVFASTAAFNMNVAPFFQKWLRDLKVDQYVDGGVPPVIPDVFFGDPERQHQSSSAWADAAVICPWTMYLYYGDLRFLEEQYDSMKRLVEYMRSQGSSEYLFDTGFHFGDWLGLDSPPGSYKGATPDEYVATAFYAFSSNLTSRTATALGRDDEAREYYELYQRVSQAFRDRYVTQEGRLAVQTQTAHVLALHFDLLLPHQRQTCANELVRLIRENGYKLTTGFVGTPYLCHVLSNYGFHDVACRLFFSREFPSWLYEVAMGATTIWEHWDSLKPDGTFWSDDMNSFNHYAYGSIGDWMYRVLGGINPVEEKPGFRKVLLRPRLTDRLGFVHVSLMTQYGELAVEWRRHSDRTLGVSLSIPVNVDAELDLKHFDGYQLGRTEYEKLLVVDPHVKVSESGHKVCLGSGKYHLVLQPI; translated from the coding sequence ATGGAATGCGAGGGATTTGGGTTGGGTATTGTGGTATACGACGTGCGGACCGAGTATCGCAGGCGTCCTATGGGGATCACTCAGACTAATCCGAGATTTTCGTGGAAGATTGAGTCTGACATGTGCCGTACCTATCAAGCATCTTACCGAATCCAAGTTGCGCTGGACCAAGAATTCACGAAAATTGTATGGGACTCGGGGATGACAAATAGCGATAAGTCTGTTCATGTACCATATAATGGAGAAAATCTTAAACCGGACACACGCTACTTCGTCAGAGTGAAAGTTGTTGACAATTACGGGCGTGAGTCAGATTGGTCCGAGTTCGAATACTTCCATGTTGGCCCGCTTAGCGATGAAGACTGGAGCGGAGCCGAGTTTATAACGGCTGATTTTGAGTCACCAGACCAAAAAGTGAGTCCTATTCTTCGAAAGGATTTCGAAGTTCATGGTGCGGTCAAGAGAGCCATGCTCTACATCACGAGCCTTGGTTTATATGAGGCGTACTTGAATGGTGAACGCGTTTCGGACTGGGTGCTCACTCCTGGATGGACCAGTTATCACCATCGACTTCAGTTCCAGGCCTTCGATGTCACGGGGCTTGTGACAGATCATAACTGCCTTTGTGTAATGCTGGGCGACGGCTGGTATCGAGGTCCTCTGACATGGAAGAGGTTTAAGAACCTATATGGAGATCGCAGGGCCGTCCTCGCTCTGTTGAGCATCGAGCATGACGACGGCTCGCGCGAGGTGGTAGTTAGCGACGAGACATGGCGGGCCACACGAGGACCGGTGCTCAGCTCTGGTCTGTACGACGGTGAGGTATATGACGCCACGATCTCTTTAACGTCTTTGCTAGCTCCTCATATGGGAGATCACACACAGTGGTCGACCACAACCATTGTTCCAGGAATAAGTAAATCTATACTTGTGGGGCAGGAAAATGAGCCGTGCAGAGTGGTCGAATACGTCCATCCGATCCGTTTCATCAAGACTCCCTCAGGAGACGAAGTAATTGATTTCGGTCAAAATATGGTTGTTTGGGTTGAATTTAGAATTGAAGCGCCTGCGGGGACCAAAATTGAACTTGAACATGCTGAAGTTCTAGACAAAAACGGCGAGTTCTACACGGGTAACCTCAGAACTGCGCAGCAACGGGACATATATATCTGCTCAGGCCACGGAGAAGAAACTTACTCTCCCCATTTTACGTTCCATGGGTTCAGGTATGTGAGGGTGAAAGGGTGGCCCGGGGACCTCGACATCACAAAATTCGTAGGTTGCGTAGTTCATACAGATCTTGAACGTACCGGAGATTTTCGGTGCTCTGACGAGGACGTGAACCGGCTGCAGCACAACATTGTCTGGGGCCAGAAGGGCAATTTCGTCGATGTACCAACAGATTGTCCGCAACGTGATGAACGCCTGGGATGGACGGGCGACGCCCAGGTCTTCGCTTCCACAGCTGCGTTCAACATGAATGTGGCGCCGTTTTTTCAAAAATGGCTGCGTGATCTGAAAGTGGACCAGTATGTAGACGGGGGTGTTCCGCCCGTAATCCCTGACGTTTTCTTTGGGGATCCTGAGCGTCAGCATCAATCATCGAGCGCCTGGGCCGACGCTGCCGTGATATGCCCATGGACAATGTACTTGTACTATGGAGATCTTAGGTTCCTCGAAGAGCAGTATGACAGTATGAAGAGACTTGTGGAATATATGAGATCTCAAGGAAGTTCGGAGTACCTATTTGACACGGGCTTTCACTTTGGCGATTGGCTAGGGCTTGATTCTCCGCCAGGTAGCTACAAGGGTGCTACACCGGACGAATATGTGGCCACAGCTTTCTACGCTTTCTCAAGCAACCTAACGAGTAGAACGGCCACGGCCCTTGGAAGAGACGATGAGGCACGTGAATACTATGAGCTCTATCAACGCGTGTCACAGGCATTCCGTGATCGCTACGTTACTCAAGAAGGGAGGCTTGCTGTTCAGACGCAGACAGCGCACGTACTTGCTCTCCACTTTGATCTTCTCTTACCCCATCAGAGACAGACGTGCGCTAACGAACTGGTTCGTCTGATCCGGGAAAACGGATACAAACTCACAACTGGGTTTGTCGGGACTCCATATTTGTGTCACGTGTTAAGCAATTATGGCTTTCACGATGTCGCGTGTCGGTTGTTTTTCAGTCGAGAATTTCCCTCGTGGCTATACGAAGTGGCTATGGGGGCGACGACCATATGGGAACATTGGGACAGTCTTAAACCGGACGGCACGTTCTGGAGCGATGACATGAACTCGTTTAACCATTACGCTTACGGGTCTATCGGCGATTGGATGTATCGCGTCCTAGGTGGTATTAATCCTGTAGAGGAAAAACCGGGATTTAGGAAGGTGTTGTTGCGACCTCGGCTCACCGACCGTTTAGGCTTTGTACACGTCTCGTTGATGACGCAATACGGGGAACTGGCAGTTGAATGGAGAAGGCATAGCGACAGGACGTTGGGTGTGAGCTTAAGCATTCCGGTAAATGTAGACGCCGAGCTTGATTTGAAACATTTTGACGGATACCAGTTAGGTAGGACCGAGTACGAAAAACTCCTAGTAGTCGACCCGCACGTCAAAGTGTCCGAAAGTGGTCACAAAGTTTGCCTCGGCTCCGGGAAATATCACCTTGTTCTTCAGCCGATTTAA
- a CDS encoding carbohydrate ABC transporter permease: MIEHNVAKKGHELERDVSAPATATGAPTRGSMRGELRKALLLIPSVLLILCFSYYPAVRAVVGSFTQWNGFNAPVFVGFQNYVSYVTSSTFGVEMRNICILFIGGILASIVFPFIGAELLNGLPNGRAQTVIKYLFVIPLAIPQVVLIYIWANLLNPNTGMVDALLSLAHVSPIQWFSGPRTALLSILLIGFPWISQLSFLILLAGLQSIEKDIRDAAMIDGIGAFARVFKIDIPMIMSQIQFVVVISGIGIVQNIVPILLLTNGGPGNATMVPGFDMYESAFQYNELGYGMAIGTLLFVAMMAVTLIVLRVFRART, translated from the coding sequence GTGATAGAACACAATGTTGCTAAGAAGGGACACGAGTTAGAACGGGACGTTTCAGCACCGGCTACAGCGACCGGCGCACCAACAAGGGGTTCTATGCGTGGTGAGCTACGCAAAGCGCTGTTGCTCATACCAAGTGTATTGCTCATACTGTGCTTCAGCTATTATCCGGCGGTGCGTGCCGTAGTCGGCTCATTTACACAGTGGAACGGGTTCAATGCGCCTGTGTTCGTGGGATTCCAGAATTACGTCAGCTATGTGACCTCGTCGACGTTTGGCGTCGAGATGAGGAACATTTGCATTCTGTTTATCGGAGGGATTCTCGCGTCAATTGTGTTCCCGTTTATTGGAGCAGAATTGCTGAACGGGCTGCCTAATGGAAGGGCGCAAACTGTTATCAAGTATCTGTTTGTCATACCCTTAGCGATCCCTCAAGTGGTTCTCATCTATATTTGGGCCAATTTGCTTAATCCTAATACTGGAATGGTTGACGCCTTGCTGTCGCTGGCTCACGTGTCTCCAATTCAGTGGTTTAGCGGGCCCCGTACTGCATTGCTTTCAATTCTACTGATTGGTTTTCCTTGGATCTCACAGCTCTCGTTCCTCATTTTGCTCGCAGGTCTTCAAAGCATAGAGAAGGACATACGGGACGCTGCCATGATCGATGGTATTGGTGCGTTTGCAAGGGTGTTTAAAATCGACATTCCAATGATCATGTCGCAAATACAATTTGTAGTTGTGATATCTGGTATTGGAATTGTCCAAAACATCGTACCGATACTCCTTCTTACCAACGGCGGGCCGGGAAATGCGACCATGGTACCAGGATTTGACATGTACGAATCTGCGTTTCAGTACAACGAGCTTGGCTACGGAATGGCAATTGGGACCTTGCTGTTTGTTGCAATGATGGCAGTGACGTTAATTGTGCTGAGGGTCTTTCGAGCGAGGACATAA